CAATGGTCTGGCGCTGGCGGTGATTGAGCAGTATGAGCAGCGGATGGGGTGATACTTCAAATCATGCGCGATAAATCGCGCAGCTACCGGGTTGTGCAATCATGGGTAGCGGCGCGGTTTTCGGGCGTCACCGCCAGAAAGAGTTAATGCCGTGGAATATTCAGTGACTCAGCGGATTTGCTGCTGCTGGTCGCAGCGGGCAGTTCCGCATCCACATTGAATTTCTCCAGCACCAGACCGTGAATTTTCTCCAGCGATACGCCCGCCGTTTCCGGCAGATAGCGGAAGGTGAAGAAGTACATAGCCAGCGAGAAAATCGCGAACAGCAGCAGCGGGAAACCACCGTGGAACATATCGATCAACATCGGGCTGCTGTTCATGATCGGGAAGGTGGAACTGATGATAAAGTTCGCCATCGACATCGCGCAGATGGAGATCCCGACACAGATGGAGCGGATTTCGGTCGGGAAGATCTCGCCCAGCACCGTCCAGACAATTTGGCCCCAGGTCATACCGAAGAAAATCATGTAGGCGAACAGACCAATCACCGGCAGCAGGCCTGGCAGATGGTAATAGAAGGCGATAAACGAGTAAGCCAGGAAGATGCAGGAGGTGATGGCCCCGAGCAGCAGCAGCTTACGCCGCCCCACTTTATCGATCAGCGTCATCCCCACCAGTACGCCTATAAACTGACAAACGGACAGCCAGAAGGTTTGCAGCAGCGCCGAATCCACACTGCCAGAGACATTTTTCAGCAGCGTTGGCCCAAAATATTGAATCACGTTAATGCCGCTGATTTGGTTGCCCACTGCCAGACCAATACCGATCACCAGCAATGGCACCGTGGTTTTATCGAGGCGAAAACGCGCCTTGTGCTGACGTGCTGCCTCGTCGGAGAACGAGTGTTTGATTTCGCTGAACACGCTCTCCGCATGTTCGCGGTTGGAGATTTTGGTCAGTGTGTCCAGGGCGGCATCGTATTTGCCTTTCAGCACGTTCCAGCGCGGTGATTCCGGGATAAAGGCGATAAAGAAGATAAACAACGCGCAGGGCACCAGGGCGGTCGCCAGAATATAGCGCCAGCCCATGGCAATCATGGCTTCCGGCAGCATCGATTTGGTGATGAAGTAGTTAGTCAGCAGCACCACCGATTGCCCGCCGACGCAGCACACCGCATACAGCGCGGTGGTGCGACCACGAAACTTCGATGGCGACAGCTCCGCCAGATAAATAGGCGAGATCACCGAGGCGAGTCCGATTGCCAGGCCACCGATGATGCGGAAAAGCACAAATACCGTGAAATTGTGGGCGATGGCAGTGCCGATCACCGAAACGGTGAACAGCAAGGCGGTGATGGCGAGCGATTTTTTACGCCCCAGCACATCACTCAGGCGCGGGGCGATAAAACAGCCCACCAGACTGCCGAGCAGAATGTTAGAGACTGCCCAGCCCGTTTCAGCGGGTGTCAGCTGGAAGTATTCACTTAAGGGTTCGATTGCACCGGAGATAATGGAAGAGTCATACCCCATCAGCAACCCGCCAAACGCGGCGACGGTGCAGCAGAGAATGACATATCTCATGTTGTAGCGTTTTTGTCTGGAATCCATGGTTATAGCCCCTTGTCTCTACCGCCTGAACGTTGCATGTCCAGAAAGAGGAATGTTGTAGGTTGTCGATGTTCCGTGTATTCACGCAGGGTACTCACAGTGAAATATATTTTCTAAATGGATATTTTTGGATCATTTTTTCCGAAATATGTGAGCGGGGTTGCGAAAATTGCTGCCTGGGATAAATGGGTTAAGATTTATGCGGATGAAATGATAGGTTTTTTGTCATTACCTTCTGACAGGGATGTTGCGCTTCTTGTTTTTTACTGGAATTTTTCTGAAATTTTCATTCTGAAATGAGTGATTTTCCCCTGCCGGTAATTACGCCAGGGCGCGGTTTCTTTTTTTGCCGGGCAGCAGGCATAATACGTTGATTGAAAGGCCGTCTTTGCGGACATCGCGATGAAAACGCAACGTATCACCCTGGATGATATTGCCACCCTGGCGGGGGTCACCAAAATGACGGTGAGCCGATATTTACGCACGCCGGAAAAAGTGAAAACGGAAACGGCCGACAAAATTGCCAGCGTTATTGCCGAAATCGGCTACACGCCCGATCCGGACAACCTCGGCCTGAGCAGCGCCAGCCCGCCACGTATTGGCGTGCTGATCCCTTCCTTTAATAATCAGATATTTGCCGATTTACTGGCCGGGATTGAATCCGTGACCAGTGCGCAAGGCTACCAAACGCTGGTGGTCAATTATGACTACAACCCACAGCGGGAAGAGGAGCAGATCGCCACGGTGCTGGCATTGAATATCAAGGGCCTGATCCTTACCGAATCCGTGCACACCATCCGTGCGGAAAAATACCTGAAGGCGGCCACCATTCCGGTGGCGGAAGTGATGGGGCTGACCGAAACGCGCGATCGCATTAACGTCGGGTTCGACAACTATCGTGCGGGCTATGACATGACGGCGATGCTGCTGGCGAGTGGCAAAAAGCGTGTGATCTATTTTGGTTCCATGTCAGACCGGCGTGATGAGCAACGTTATGCTGGTTATTGTGATGCGGTGGCCGCGGCGGGTCTACCTGCCGGGCGCATTGTGCCAAACAAGGTGTCATCGGTATCGATTGGTACCGGCATGATGACGCTGGCGCGCCAGCTCTACCCGGAGATGGATGCGATTCTCTGTACTAACGATGACCTGGCGGTCGGCGTATTGCAGGAGTGCCATGCAGCAGGGATTGCGGTGCCGCAGTCGATGGCAATTGCCGGTTTTCATGGGCTGGAGATTGGTCAGGTCACGACGCCACGTCTGGCCAGCGTGATTACGCCACGCTTTGAAATGGGCAAAGTGGCCACCGAAATCGTGATTAAAAAGATCAACCACCTGCCGACCATCGAGCAGGTCAATCTGCACTATCGGCTCTCGATGGGGGCCACCATCTGAAAAAGTAAAAACCCCGTTCAGTAGTGAACGGGGTTTTTGTTTACAACATCAATCGCGAGCGGCGCTGCCCGCAATGGGCGGTGGCGTATGATGTGCCCGTTTCAGGAAGCGGCTTTCCAGCAGGTTCCACGAGGTATAAGCCAGTGCCACGGTAATCACAATCGTCATCAGCAGGCCGAGGAAGGCGTTAGCGTTGAAGACGCCAAAGTGTTGCAACACCTGAATAATCGGCCAGTGATAAAGATACATCCCGTATGACAGGTCGCCGTACTGGCTGATTTTGATCTCGCTACACAGGTTGGTGCAGAACAGAATCACCACTGA
This genomic stretch from Pantoea cypripedii harbors:
- a CDS encoding sugar porter family MFS transporter, producing the protein MDSRQKRYNMRYVILCCTVAAFGGLLMGYDSSIISGAIEPLSEYFQLTPAETGWAVSNILLGSLVGCFIAPRLSDVLGRKKSLAITALLFTVSVIGTAIAHNFTVFVLFRIIGGLAIGLASVISPIYLAELSPSKFRGRTTALYAVCCVGGQSVVLLTNYFITKSMLPEAMIAMGWRYILATALVPCALFIFFIAFIPESPRWNVLKGKYDAALDTLTKISNREHAESVFSEIKHSFSDEAARQHKARFRLDKTTVPLLVIGIGLAVGNQISGINVIQYFGPTLLKNVSGSVDSALLQTFWLSVCQFIGVLVGMTLIDKVGRRKLLLLGAITSCIFLAYSFIAFYYHLPGLLPVIGLFAYMIFFGMTWGQIVWTVLGEIFPTEIRSICVGISICAMSMANFIISSTFPIMNSSPMLIDMFHGGFPLLLFAIFSLAMYFFTFRYLPETAGVSLEKIHGLVLEKFNVDAELPAATSSSKSAESLNIPRH
- a CDS encoding LacI family DNA-binding transcriptional regulator — protein: MKTQRITLDDIATLAGVTKMTVSRYLRTPEKVKTETADKIASVIAEIGYTPDPDNLGLSSASPPRIGVLIPSFNNQIFADLLAGIESVTSAQGYQTLVVNYDYNPQREEEQIATVLALNIKGLILTESVHTIRAEKYLKAATIPVAEVMGLTETRDRINVGFDNYRAGYDMTAMLLASGKKRVIYFGSMSDRRDEQRYAGYCDAVAAAGLPAGRIVPNKVSSVSIGTGMMTLARQLYPEMDAILCTNDDLAVGVLQECHAAGIAVPQSMAIAGFHGLEIGQVTTPRLASVITPRFEMGKVATEIVIKKINHLPTIEQVNLHYRLSMGATI